aaataaaatttgagattaaatttGTGCTTCAtgaattgaaatatttcttaTCACACCCCATATTTTTAACTCACTAATTAAtcctcaaattataaaattagtgcTCTCAAAACTTGAGATAgacaaaataatgaattttaggTATATTTTTGTGCAAAATAAGGATGTGGAGACCTATTATAGAGATGTATCTTATAATAACCCTTTTTAAACAACTAATGAACAAAGCCGTACATCAtttaatatattgaaaaaatatataaaaataatttatatgtactaaaactccatgaTTCATTACGACTAACCCATGCtacaaaagtataaaaatagacataaaaagcaaaaataaaataataataataataataataataatttccatttatataaaaatatcgtaaataatataatttaagataatataattatatttagaaaaatgtatAAGGTGTTTGTTTCCAATATATTTAGTGAAAGTAGAGAatataaaaaagggaaatttaTACCTCTTAACTTAAGTAAAAGCTATgtatcaattttttcctttttaattttaggttttgtAATTTGCCATAATTCATTCACATTTTCAACCATTCCCTGAAGAGCACATGGGAATCCCATTGTCACTCAGACTACCTCCCAACGTCAATTAATTGGATTAAGAATCAAACCGCATTCCGCGTAATCTCAGTCTCCAAACTCTTCTGTCTCTCTGATCGCTCCATTCCTTGCGAGTTTCTCTGTGTTTGATGTTGGTTCAATTTTATGATCTCTTTCCCTCATTCGGCCTTTTCCATACAACTGACTAGaaattagggtttaaggtttccAATGGGAATTTCGAGTTTGTTTggattgatatttgttttttctttgttctttcttttttttttccccttcaaaCGAGGGTTTGATTTCGATTTGAGTTGTTTCTTAGGGCTTTATGGACCAGTGATTTCAGGTTTCAGAATGAGGATTTTGAATGTTATTAGGGTTTCTGTTCTCTTTATTGTTAATTGCAACTTTGAATGTAATTGGGAATCAGGTTGTCTTGGTTTGTAATTGTAGATTTCGAATATAATTGGGGTTTAGGTTCTTTAATCTACACTTTGGTGATTATGAATAGGATAAGGATTTGGGTTCGGGTTCTATCTATTTAAAGTTTGAAGGGTCTCGTAGTGCAGAATGGGGCTGATTGATGCagttgttttgtaattttccaataaattttTGTTGGGTGTTTCAGAATAAAATAGTTCTGTGAGAGTAgtttatgtcattttttttttggaattgaaaattacatgatcattgaattttttgttcCAAAATGATTGTGTAATTTAAATAGCTTTGTTGATTTGCTTTCTATACGGATTCACTGCATGAGTGATCCTAAGTTTGTGGGAGATATTTCTCTTTTTATCACTCTTGTTTGATTTGTGAGCTTGTTATTGACTCATTCTTATCACTTTGATTTTAAGGAGTAAATGTAACTTTGCTTATTGTGCTTCTACATGTTTCTTGACAAATGCTAAATTGTCCACACACCTGTTCTGAATCGCTTTTTCCAATTGATGATTGACATGGATgtgatttattgaaaaattgggATGACTATGGAGAAGTAGTCTGGGGATTGTTTCATGTGATTTTGTGTTCCTCATTCCTTGTATTGATAGCTCAGCTATGTTGGTGGATTATATGGCTGAACTTTTTGGATATAAATTATAGACTAACTGAATGCTTATGATTCATGGATGAAATGGAAGGAAtggatttttttcccctttgtaAACAGTAAATGTGAAACCTCCTGAAGAATAAAGttgcatgaaaaagaaaagaaagaaagaaataccaAGGAAAAATGGATATTGTATGTTAATATTTGTTTTGGCTTGGTATCTTTTCATGTATTGACTGGTTGAAAGTAATATGTCTCTCTGTTTTGCACCAAGATTGGAGTTGTAATGATGTGGTGTTACACTTGTGCATGATCAATTAGAATGGAGTCGACTTCAAGCGGTCCAATTAGGGGACGGGGTAAAAACAAGCGAGTGTGGACACCGAAGGAGGATGCAAAATTGATTGAATCCTTGGTTGAGTTATGTGTTTCTGGGAAGATGAAATGTGATAATGGTTTTAGACCAGGCACGTTTGCACAAGTAGAAAGGTTATTGGAGGACAAGCTGCCAGGTTGTGGATTGAAAGCAAGTCCACATATTGAGTCTCGAGTGAAGACTTTAAAAAGGCAATATAATGCTATAACTGACATGCTTTCACATGGCAGCGGGTTCTCATGGGATGAAAAGAACAAGATGATCCATTGTCATATAGATGTATATGAACGATGGGTGAAGGTAAACATACTTAAAATGGTTTCTATGTTGTTTGAAACTggatttataatttatcatcCATACTTGTCTGAATTGTAGGACCATAGGGATGCACATGGATTGAGACTTAAACCTTTCCCCCACTATGAGGACTTGAAACAGATCCTTGGGAAAGACCGTGTGTGTAAGAAAGAAGTTGTCTCACCGGCCGGTGTTATGAAGGAGCTACACCAAGAGGAGGTCGCAAATAATGATGTGGGTTTGGACATTGTAGAGGCCGATGTCTCAGTGGCTCAACCATCCACATCAGCATCATCTTCTAAAGAAGGGTCAGCGCAGTCTTGTAGGAAAAGGTCAAGGGAATATGCAGATTTAGCTGAAGTAATGGTGAGGACCTGTAATGCATTAGAAAGGCTCATATCTTGTATTGCCCGTCAAGAAGAAAAGGAACAAAGAGGGGATAAAGTGGTGGCTGAGTTGGTGAAGCTTCCGGGTCTTAGTAAGTTGGACATATTGAAATTAAGTGAAGTGATCATCAGTGACCCAGTGAAAGTCACACTTTTTTTCAGCCTTGACGAGGATCTCAAAAAGGAATGGATGAGGCAGCTTCTTCGCACAACATAGCATGTGTGTAGTGCTTCTCCTAAGTTTTTTGAACTTTGTTGGGACTAAAAAAGTAGTTGAACATTGTTGGATTAGATgcttcatttaaaattttcttgatagcttcttgattttttttttcttttaaaaagatattaataaacttttttattgtttttttattttatgttttgttatatgtattttttcaaacatcacaatgagaatgagaatggtTGTCCTTGGATATTTTGCtaatattgcatttttttttttaatgatcaaGACAcgtcatccttccaattaggaggtagagCAATTCatgtaaaaaagaaagaattttaaaagttcCAAATCTATGTTGTATATCATTGGTTTGATTATCAAGTCATGAATTTGTTTGTTAAGTtactattttagtataaaaaataagtgtgATAGCCATTCAACATgtataaagaaaaaaggaatattAAAAGTTGCAGATCTATGGTATATATGATTTGTTTGAAGAATGTGATTTGGGTGTCAAGAGTTAATGGGGGTGTTAGTTGAAATGAGAATATTTCTTACAATTATATGTAAtttgaaagagagaaaagcACTAGCAGCTAAAGGGGGGTTATTGGTTGTGGAATCTCTGGCAGTAGAGGTTCTTAAATAAAACACGTGTGAACTTTCTTCTTTCAAAGATTGGAGTCAATCTTCAAAGATACTTCCACTCACAAGGAAGAATATAGGAAGAGTGCTGGCAAAGGAatcaaattaaaagtatttttaatgtcttcttttgtatttttcccATTCTTCCTAGACCAAAATGGAGGCTTAGCCAGCTGGgttggaattttattttgagCCCCATGAATGAAGTATGGATGATAATCATGTTTCCTGTGATTTTCAGAACATTTTTGAAAGGCTCAAACGGTGCATTCTTGGTGGGAATGAAGATATGGTGCGTTACgttcttatttatttcttgGTGGGAATAaagttgacaattttattcGTTCATCTTGAATTAAGACTCAatatacttttaaaaactaaatttactTAAAAGCGCTCAAGCATCCTCCAATGATGCTTGAAAGTTTGTGCCTAATtttactagttttttttttttttaaaatccaaattcgtgagtttttaaaattaaatttggtattctataatttctaaaatcctcTTAAATTGGTTAAAGTTTAGTTGatatgtctatatatatatatatatatatatatatatatatatatcagccCCTTGAGagaattcttttcattttccatgTACCTTAATCATAATCATTAGTTTATGTGCTTAATTAACCTAATGTTTTCATAAggataaattattattgattgaGCTCACGATAGCCGATGCATCCCCCTCAAGTACCCATTGAGGAGTCTATTAAGGAGCATACATGCGTTAATGTCATGGATGTAAGGTTAAGTGTGGGCTCTTGTAgtgtaatttaaagaaaattatcattagGTAAATTTATGTACTTTATCTTCATATTTagtgaatttaattttatggtcTATTGACTtcttaggtgatgtttgttttttttttatttaattctaaatagaatcttaatgcttaatagtgttaaatgttaggttgtttgtttttataaatattttatttatattaaatattaaaaagtaaagaaaaattaatatgttattttttctatttagaaaaagttacatattttgactttttctatttagtaaaaagtttataataagtcatgaaaaaacagaaaaacaaacaacctaaattctgaaaataaattgctttcagcaaaaagcaaaaaaaacaaacatcaccttagtTTTTACATCTACAAAGTTTCTCAATAATTtgtgaatgattttatttattttttaaatcacatgtcCTATTTATGATGATATGATTGGATGTTCTTTGTTTATTGAGTAACTACATcctatgaaataaataaaacaaaaaataaaaatcaaaattttggattaatAATTGAGCACTATCTATTCACCCTCATTAAATAATTCCGTGATATAAGATCTGGAActctaaaattccaaattcataggacattttttgaatttgataagTGCTCAATTCTGAATATGCAACATCCAAGCACCTTCACTTCCATGTCCTTACAGTTTCTTTTCCACTGGGGGCTATTTCCCATACTCATGAAGTCAATTTGAGTGTTCTTGAAAAGTGCAAAATCTAAGTGGCTAGTCTTAATTACTTCTCAGTGCATGTCATTTTCTGTGACTTTATTACTATGACACAAATTGAGGCCTTGAATCTGACGGAGGTGGAGGTCCCCCTTTACACTTTGACATTGTTCAATTCTCCATATAGGTAAAATGGAGTCAATGTTCATTGTTTATTCATGGTGGAGGAGCATTTATTCTCGAACTCAGTGATGAAGAAGGCGGCTATACACATTGGGCTATGGACACAGGTGACCTTTGATGAGACCCAACATAAAATAGAGTAAAATATTACTAGTAGATGGCATATATATGCGCCTCAGATCTAGGAACCTACCAAAGGGAAAGAACATTTGGT
Above is a genomic segment from Vitis riparia cultivar Riparia Gloire de Montpellier isolate 1030 chromosome 7, EGFV_Vit.rip_1.0, whole genome shotgun sequence containing:
- the LOC117919332 gene encoding uncharacterized protein At2g29880-like, with protein sequence MESTSSGPIRGRGKNKRVWTPKEDAKLIESLVELCVSGKMKCDNGFRPGTFAQVERLLEDKLPGCGLKASPHIESRVKTLKRQYNAITDMLSHGSGFSWDEKNKMIHCHIDVYERWVKDHRDAHGLRLKPFPHYEDLKQILGKDRVCKKEVVSPAGVMKELHQEEVANNDVGLDIVEADVSVAQPSTSASSSKEGSAQSCRKRSREYADLAEVMVRTCNALERLISCIARQEEKEQRGDKVVAELVKLPGLSKLDILKLSEVIISDPVKVTLFFSLDEDLKKEWMRQLLRTT